The following coding sequences are from one Pocillopora verrucosa isolate sample1 chromosome 5, ASM3666991v2, whole genome shotgun sequence window:
- the LOC131790972 gene encoding receptor-binding cancer antigen expressed on SiSo cells isoform X1, whose translation MKIVHFTFRRFFSCFSFLITFIKKILFRGRQRKSSQGDKDSIPTSVTVSRDQQLEGEEQWEEWEQMEEFSVKVEPASDPQQDPAEEDLFRDMTPVFQKPKKIVLKKNKGYPDGGYNTRPETTPSRFNFDTSYSPVEPELGTWNDESTSVWDEEAVSEKDIEWETEKLVKERKQAERERRALEQQRRREEREALKHMDKKTQGHLGVRLST comes from the exons ATGAAGATAGTGCACTTTACTTTCCGTCGTTTCTTTAGTTGTTTCTcctttttaattacttttataaagaaaattttatttagagGCCGTCAGAGAAAGTCTAGCCAGGGCGATAAGGATAGCATACCAACTTCAGTGACTGTGAGCCGAGACCAG CAGTTAGAAGGTGAAGAGCAATGGGAGGAATGGGAACAAATGGAGGAGTTCAGTGTGAAAGTTGAACCAGCTTCTGATCCACAGCAGGATCCAGCAGAGGAAGATCTCTTCCGTGACATGACACCTGTCTTTCAAAAACCAAAGAAG ATTGTTCTCAAGAAGAATAAAGGTTACCCTGATGGTGGTTATAATACACGCCCAGAGACTACGCCAAGTCGTTTTAACTTTGATACGAGTTATAGCCCTGTAGAG CCTGAGCTTGGTACTTGGAATGACGAGTCTACTTCAGTATGGGATGAAGAAGCTGTTTCTGAGAAAGACATTGAGTGGGAAACAGAAAAATtagtgaaagaaagaaaacaggcTGAGAGAGAACGACGTGCTCTGGAACaacaaagaagaagagaagagaggGAAGCACTGAAGCACATGgacaaaaaaacacaaggaCATCTTGGAGTCAGACTCTCTACATAA
- the LOC131790972 gene encoding receptor-binding cancer antigen expressed on SiSo cells isoform X2 — protein sequence MKIVHFTFRRFFSCFSFLITFIKKILFRGRQRKSSQGDKDSIPTSVTVSRDQLEGEEQWEEWEQMEEFSVKVEPASDPQQDPAEEDLFRDMTPVFQKPKKIVLKKNKGYPDGGYNTRPETTPSRFNFDTSYSPVEPELGTWNDESTSVWDEEAVSEKDIEWETEKLVKERKQAERERRALEQQRRREEREALKHMDKKTQGHLGVRLST from the exons ATGAAGATAGTGCACTTTACTTTCCGTCGTTTCTTTAGTTGTTTCTcctttttaattacttttataaagaaaattttatttagagGCCGTCAGAGAAAGTCTAGCCAGGGCGATAAGGATAGCATACCAACTTCAGTGACTGTGAGCCGAGACCAG TTAGAAGGTGAAGAGCAATGGGAGGAATGGGAACAAATGGAGGAGTTCAGTGTGAAAGTTGAACCAGCTTCTGATCCACAGCAGGATCCAGCAGAGGAAGATCTCTTCCGTGACATGACACCTGTCTTTCAAAAACCAAAGAAG ATTGTTCTCAAGAAGAATAAAGGTTACCCTGATGGTGGTTATAATACACGCCCAGAGACTACGCCAAGTCGTTTTAACTTTGATACGAGTTATAGCCCTGTAGAG CCTGAGCTTGGTACTTGGAATGACGAGTCTACTTCAGTATGGGATGAAGAAGCTGTTTCTGAGAAAGACATTGAGTGGGAAACAGAAAAATtagtgaaagaaagaaaacaggcTGAGAGAGAACGACGTGCTCTGGAACaacaaagaagaagagaagagaggGAAGCACTGAAGCACATGgacaaaaaaacacaaggaCATCTTGGAGTCAGACTCTCTACATAA